Proteins encoded by one window of Lathyrus oleraceus cultivar Zhongwan6 chromosome 1, CAAS_Psat_ZW6_1.0, whole genome shotgun sequence:
- the LOC127102593 gene encoding uncharacterized protein LOC127102593, whose protein sequence is MEHLEKENRDLKDEISRHTTLMEFVIAAQSQQSPPPTTPPPEGYAPTFPSVSASSSVLNMPPPIVHTLPRVEDPIYHSESSEGPDDYEKMDEMRDQFIELRKELKTLRGKDYIGKSDVELCLVPNVKIPVKFKDSLTGAALGWYVGLESANIRTFNDLGEAFVKKYKYNINMALDIYQLRSIYDNDTETFKEYAQRWSELAAQISLPLEEKEKTKIFLKTLSSFYYEQNGQKVPLLVAVSVVNIMDMAKVTHSGRVFSPVFLKVVDNASMSKKAEIPVVDPKAEALMSSLKDAQEAIQAGSIDKWDYVVKVVENKNRAGLGFQQGSFNANDKVKQPVFYNRGFIHEDDKQSAAIIEDSDEDKACDNFVTHG, encoded by the exons ATGGAGCACCTCGAGAAAGAGAACAGAGACCTGAAGGATGAAATTTCCAGACATACAACCCTGATGGAATTTGTGATAGCTGCTCAAAGCCAACAATCTCCACCTCCCACAACTCCTCCCCCTGAAGGGTATGCGCCTACTTTTCCTTCTGtgtcggcatctagctcggtcctgAATATGCCTCCTCCTATTGTTCACACTTTACCTCGTGTCGAGGACCCCATTTACCACTCTGAGTCGTCTGAAGGTCCAGATGactatgaaaagatggatgaaatgagGGATCAGTTTattgagttgcgcaaggaattgaagactcttagaggaaaggattATATTGGGAAGAGTGATGTCGAGTTGTGTTTAGTGCCGAATGTCAAaattccggtgaaattcaag gatagtctaACGGGAGCTGCCCTCGGATGGTACGTGGGCCTGGAGAGTGCTAACAttcgtactttcaacgacttaggtGAGGCCTTTGTTAAGAAGTACAAGTATAATATTAATATGGCGCTAGATATATATCAATTGAGGTCTATCTATGATAATGACACtgagacatttaaagaatatgcccagagatggagcGAGTTAGCTGCTCAAATTAGCCTACCATTAGAAGAAAAAGAGAAGACCAAGATTTTCTTGAAGACattgagttcattttattatgaac AGAATGGTCAAAAGGTTCCTCTTCTAGTTGCAGTATCGGTGGTGAATATTATGGATATGGCAAAGGTAacccatagtggtcgtgtgttcagtccaGTGTTTCTGAAAGTTGTGGACAATGCGTCTATgagtaagaaggcagagattcctgtagttgatcca AAAGCTGAGGCACtcatgtcttctttaaaagatgcacaagaggctattcaggcTGGCAGTATTGATAAGTGGGATTATGTTGTGAAAGTCGTTGAGAATAAGAATAGAGCAGGGCTGGGATTTCAACAAGGGTCATTCAACGCCAATGACAAGGTTAAGCAACCTGTTTTCTACAAtagagggttcattcatgaggATGATAAACAATCAGCTGCTATTATCGAAGACAGTGATGAAGACAAGGCTTGTGacaactttgtgacacatggctag